In the Malus domestica chromosome 16, GDT2T_hap1 genome, one interval contains:
- the LOC103431860 gene encoding protein NONRESPONDING TO OXYLIPINS 2, mitochondrial, whose protein sequence is MAANCARRTLQFSSASAKTLLSRPPSSPFASKASKLTELTSLKPASAPRLAAQKLKFSRLPVELGGAQSLIPLHSATASALLTSLLSLHNTSWGCLSEGFATPL, encoded by the exons ATGGCGGCTAACTGCGCGAGGCGAACCCTACAATTCTCTTCAGCTTCTGCAAAAACCCTACTCTCCCGTCCACCGTCTTCACCTTTCGCCTCCAAAGCTTCCAAGCTAACCGAACTCACTTCCCTCAAGCCCGCTTCTGCTCCTCGACTCGCTGCCCAGAAGCTCAAGTTCTCAAG gcTTCCGGTGGAGTTGGGCGGTGCGCAGTCGTTGATCCCGTTGCACAGTGCTACCGCTTCTGCCTTGTTGACGTCGCTCCTGTCTTTGCACAACACCAGCTGGGGGTGCCTATCAGAAG GTTTCGCTACTCCACTATAG